A stretch of Planococcus citri chromosome 5, ihPlaCitr1.1, whole genome shotgun sequence DNA encodes these proteins:
- the LOC135847870 gene encoding maltase A2-like, translating into MKFVQVVILSILISSSWAVDRSWWKHATMYEVFLKSFKDSNGDGVGDIRGIISKLDYLVDIGIDTIWVTPYFPSSMADGGYDITDFYGIDPTYGTMEDFDELLKEMKKRGLNFLMDLVINHSSDEHEWFQKSIKKVAPYTDYYVWADPKGFDRNRNPIPPSNWVSIFDITRPTSAWTWNAERKQFYFHQFGVKQPDFNLRNVNLKEDLKALMKFWLDKGVTAFRVDAVPFFMEDPLFRDETDTYEMIRVAKGIQDGFSPRLHHPDTIPFLNELALYLRRYDRQNKKKLESAMIAEAYGHENLLMKYFGSSQFPMNFRLTGLQKYLDSQELIDHLNMWLKSLPKGAPSNWALGNHDQGRIFQRFNKEYNNILLTLVTMLPGTSVIYYGEEISQENFDITPGKEKDFFVDRDHHRLPMQWDDSLNAGFTSGEKPWAPLYPGYWNWNVEAQKQQKDSTLNFFKDLTSLRKIETFKYGGLKFYTISKWILAFTRTYRQSKYLVVLNLGIDSNIVDLHSGIDDLPATLTVAAASPNSGYKKGQKFNTISNHQNAPLLRPESSVVLTFE; encoded by the exons ATGAAGTTCGTTCAAGTTGTGATATTATCGATTCTAATATCGAGTTCCTGGGCTGTGGATAGAAGCTGGTGGAAGCACGCTACCATGTAcgaagtttttttgaaatcgttcaAAGACAGCAATGGAGATGGGGTTGGAGATATCAgaggaataatttcaaaattagattaTCTCGTCGATATTGGCATCGATACGATATGGGTGACGCCTTATTTCCCTTCTTCGATGGCTGATGGAGGATACGACATTACTGATTTTTATGGAATAGATCCTACTTACGGTACAATGGAAGATTTCGACGAATtattgaaggaaatgaaaaaacgag GTCTAAATTTTCTGATGGACTTGGTGATCAATCACAGCAGCGATGAACACGAATGGTTCCAAAAATCTATTAAAAAGGTAGCACCTTACACAGACTACTATGTTTGGGCCGATCCGAAAGGTTTTGATCGAAATCGCAACCCTATTCCACCAAGTAACTGG GTCAGCATCTTCGATATAACAAGACCTACTTCAGCTTGGACTTGGAATGCGGAAAGAAAGCAATTCTATTTCCACCAATTTGGAGTAAAACAACCAGACTTCAATTTACGTAACGTCAACCTAAAGGAAGACCTGAAA GCTCTGATGAAATTCTGGCTAGACAAAGGAGTGACAGCGTTCAGAGTAGACGCTGTGCCATTTTTCATGGAAGATCCGCTATTTCGCGATGAAACCGATACATACGAAATGATCAGAGTAGCTAAAGGAATTCAAGACGGTTTCAGTCCTCGACTCCATCATCCAGACACGATTCCATTTTTAAACGAATTAGCTCTATATCTTCGACGATACGAtcgacaaaacaaaaaaaagctcgaaag TGCGATGATAGCCGAAGCATATGGACACGAGAACCTCCTAATGAAATACTTCGGATCATCACAGTTCCCAATGAACTTCCGCTTAACAGGGCTTCAAAAGTATTTAGACTCCCAGGAGTTGATTGATCATTTGAATATGTGGTTGAAAAGTTTACCCAAAGGAGCACCATCGAATTGGGCA TTGGGCAATCACGATCAAGGCCGAATTTTCCAACGTTTTAACAAAGAATACAATAATATTTTACTAACATTGGTCACCATGCTACCTGGAACCAGTGTGATTTATTACGGTGAAGAAATTAGCCAAGAGAACTTTGATATTACACCAGGaaaagaaaaagattttttcgTAGATCGAGATCACCATCGTTTACCGATGCAATGGGACGATTCCTTAAATGCAG GTTTCACATCTGGTGAAAAACCATGGGCACCGCTTTACCCGGGATATTGGAATTGGAACGTCGAAGCACAAAAACAACAGAAGGATAgtaccttgaattttttcaaggatttaaCCTCACTTCGAAAGATAGAAACTTTTAAATATGGTGGCCTGAAATTCTACACGATATCAAAATGGATACTTGCTTTCACTAG GACTTATCGCCAATCTAAATACTTGGTTGTGCTGAATTTGGGAATTGACAGTAATATTGTAGATTTGCATTCTGGTATAGACGATTTACCAGCGACTTTGACTGTAGCAGCAGcaagtccgaattcggggtacAAAAAAGG acaaaaattcaatacaatTTCAAATCATCAGAATGCTCCACTCCTGCGACCAGAGTCCAGCGTTGTGCTGACCTTTGaataa
- the LOC135847040 gene encoding uncharacterized protein LOC135847040: MEITNDLLSKILSGDSQCKITIQQWHIQKNVFLQSNNHTSELSKLIVEYQRKGKTFKKSFVLKVPSAHPMYDLGVKFKMYEKEYPMYTEVLEEMYKIDGEHIGAKLYYSDNKYSLMMKDLTLSGYKVVDKVKQLDYHQCYMVLRKLAKFHALSVKLDRHSKISPALKRIPWLGEVELEESFKKYLNYAFEQLAKSVDSKFNLEEKILQCKDYVFDELMQEMTSNQLIFKVLTHGDLWLGNTLFKFNKYGQAMKVKFIDFQCPSWSSPVFDILCFTLTSMRFEVFERHFDFLMETYVEALNDTLKFFQCGSYSLEELRRDMDILHSSAMIFLCCHLPQALSNLEQPLDYQRYYIDGVVDFRIYDAFFKNETYLKTLNKWIGYYVKKGWFDRI; encoded by the exons atggAGATAACCAACGACCTCTTGAGTAAAATCCTGAGCGGGGATTCGCAATGCAAAATAACAATCCAGCAATGGCACATCCAAAAAAACGTATTTCTACAAAGCAACAATCATACATCGGAGCTATCCAAGTTAATCGTCGAATATCAAAGAAAAggtaaaacattcaaaaaatcattcgttttaaAAGTACCTTCGGCACATCCCATGTACGATCTaggagtaaaattcaaaatgtacgaaaaagAGTACCCGATGTACACCGAAGTACTCGAAGAAATGTATAAAATAGACGGCGAACATATCGGAGCCAAATTATACTACTCTGATAATAAATACTCGTTGATGATGAAAGACTTGACATTATCCGGTTACAAAGTAGTGGACAAAGTCAAGCAACTGGACTACCATCAATGCTAcatggttttgagaaaattggccaaatttcacGCCTTATCTGTGAAGCTCGATCGACATTCAAAAATAAGCCCGGCTTTGAAACGAATACCATGGTTGGGAGAAGTAGAACTGGAAGAGTCGTTCAAGAAATATCTAAATTACGCTTTCGAGCAGCTTGCTAAAAGTGTCGATTCAAAGTTCAACCTCGAGGAAAAAATACTCCAATGTAAAGACTACGTGTTTGACGAACTAATGCAAGAGATGACCTCAAACCAACTCATATTCAAAGTACTGACCCACGGAGACTTATGGTTGGGGAATACgttattcaaattcaataaatatGGCCAAGCGATGAAGGTTAAATTCATCGATTTCCAATGCCCATCTTGGTCATCTCCGGTCTTCGATATTTTATGTTTCACGTTGACCAGCATGCGATTCGAAGTGTTTGAAagacatttcgattttttaatggaaacctACGTTGAAGCATTGAACGataccttgaaatttttccaatgtgGTTCGTATTCGTTGGAAGAGCTGCGTCGTGATATGGATATTTTACATAGTTCTGCGATGATATTCCTGTGCTGTCATTTACCTCAGGCTTTATCCAATCTTGAACAGCCTTTGGACTATCAACGATACTATATCGATGGCGTTGTTGATTTTAGGATTTATGatgcgtttttcaaaaatgagacgTATTTGAAAACATTAAATAAGTGGATTGGTTATTACGTCAAAAAAg GGTGGTTCGATCGCATTTAA